One Clostridiales bacterium DNA segment encodes these proteins:
- the groES gene encoding co-chaperone GroES: protein MKLKPLGDRVVVKAAEAEEQTKSGLYIPDTAKEKPQKGTVIAVGEGRFEDGARVPLDVKEGDTIIYSKYGGTEIKLDGEEYMILSERDILAVVEG, encoded by the coding sequence ATGAAGCTCAAGCCGCTGGGCGACCGAGTGGTCGTCAAGGCCGCCGAGGCCGAGGAGCAGACCAAGAGCGGTCTGTACATTCCCGACACCGCCAAGGAAAAGCCGCAGAAGGGTACCGTCATCGCGGTGGGAGAAGGTCGTTTCGAAGACGGCGCGCGCGTGCCGCTCGACGTCAAAGAGGGCGACACCATCATCTACAGCAAGTACGGCGGTACTGAGATCAAGCTTGATGGCGAGGAGTACATGATTCTTTCCGAGCGCGATATCCTCGCGGTCGTCGAGGGTTAG